A single region of the Mercenaria mercenaria strain notata chromosome 6, MADL_Memer_1, whole genome shotgun sequence genome encodes:
- the LOC128557690 gene encoding uncharacterized protein LOC128557690 encodes MPRGRRREPMRRRALRNRDAQRNEGQANIERHEQQAEERVFRPRQVQRGIAEQIDDQHDGDPTGRGQKRGADALEENVVDNRVQQSSADIWVLGDSIPYWAGVWAQDTNKLNLRLPDLTIDWLGVRGLHWQSFRQQIEAKVLFSSPPSIIFLHLGGNDLTDSTVVQIKRTMETEIEYLREAFPESIIVWIDILQRQVWRGALKGYDVIEQKRLRINRAGRKLVRSIGRYDVIHPDIDAETPFFRPDGVHLNDVGLEFYLDYIKDSILKNISDNR; translated from the exons ATGCCACGTGGTCGAAGGCGGGAACCTATGCGTCGGAGGGCTCTTCGTAACAGAGACGCTCAACGAAATGAAGGGCAAGCCAATATTGAGAGGCATGAACAACAGGCAGAGGAGAGGGTTTTTCGGCCAAGGCAGGTCCAGAGAGGCATAGCCGAACAGATAGACGACCAGCATGACGGCGACCCCACAGGCCGAGGTCAGAAACGTGGTGCAGACGCCTTGGAGGAGAATGTGGTGGACAATAGAGTTCAACAATCCTCTGCTG acATTTGGGTCCTTGGAGACTCGATCCCATATTGGGCTGGAGTGTGGGCACAGGATACGAACAAATTGAACCTGCGCCTACCGGATTTGACAATTGACTGGCTGGGGGTGCGAGGCTTGCACTGGCAGAGTTTCAGACAACAAATTGAAGCTAAGGTGCTTTTTTCTTCCCCTCCATCAATTATATTTTTGCATCTAGGTGGGAATGATCTAACGGACTCCACAGTTGTTCAAATTAAAAGGACAATGGAAACTGAGATAGAATATTTGCGTGAAGCCTTTCCCGAGTCTATTATAGTTTGGATAGATATTCTGCAGAGGCAAGTCTGGAGAGGGGCCTTAAAGGGGTATGATGTAATTGAACAAAAGCGTCTCCGTATAAACAGGGCAGGCCGCAAGTTGGTTCGATCCATTGGTAGATATGATGTTATTCACCCCGATATTGATGCCGAAACTCCATTTTTTCGGCCAGATGGCGTTCATCTGAATGATGTAGGGCTAGAGTTTTACTTGGACTATATTAAGGATTCAATATTAAAGAATATTTCGGATAATCGTTAG
- the LOC123549104 gene encoding uncharacterized protein LOC123549104, whose protein sequence is MSETSCHRNSKTYSTGEVLTDAFLKSMECGLCHNRFKDPKEVYCGHVFCLGCLLDYVDSQQVSEVKCPLCSIPIRIPSGGIDELTTHVFYQDLAREIHMLENENKLSRGSCKFCSDDEKCLATVKCINCQVCMCENCSSNHKHNGVTNVVPIHRKQDSILCDILPKRDTACDTHPTESLLLYCIGCKCCVCFRCKDERHADHVVTDLADAAAPARTAIADVQSRLNEYLSETKEALNDVERIRKECTDNVNATKKHIEAQVQLLIDRITKEKERMLSEIQEHADEMKARLGKCQTEMQNKYSRAQALSDLNENLLNFGNDAESMQYQIKTESRWDEIQDDKLNRFGQGYKMDIRFFMNEGFLAILSKELGVIRVTQNLCPWTSRKSKPFDITPLNEGLLDASTLQMLKVRATMSNDFSLKRSQIFAKFVDPKWNLETYKTSKTSGQTVTVWLKTDEEQEQMSRASKRISMRSYSSPCMTAEIESFNEKGDPEYKKKFDKLPDGTVVRLAIGRKDTIMLAVYPGMYASSIIGQAKLKSLSKKDVDGIYVAVLEKGNFVCGELRKIPIPEGPGFDFEITSRGSIVVNPALQPNLNIYSSNCAEVVTNHNQHKLSVLKIMESPDGEMVSICRDEEGNTICETIGENGERETRFTFPVDFLSPLICEFKEARFDRNGNVLMHFQTSSFQDALYHVSVKSYRKEYLTKPDMLHKVDKLAVLPDGRLCIFDKAECVLMTLKYL, encoded by the coding sequence ATGTCAGAGACTTCTTGTCATCGAAATTCAAAAACATATTCAACTGGAGAGGTACTGACAGATGCTTTCCTGAAGTCGATGGAATGTGGATTATGTCATAACAGATTCAAAGACCCAAAGGAAGTTTACTGCGGACACGTGTTTTGTCTCGGCTGTTTACTTGATTATGTAGACAGTCAACAAGTTTCAGAGGTAAAGTGCCCACTGTGTTCAATTCCTATACGGATTCCCAGCGGCGGAATTGATGAGCTGACCACCCATGTTTTCTACCAGGATCTCGCAAGAGAAATTCACATGCtcgaaaatgaaaacaaactatcGCGTGGGTCCTGCAAATTTTGCTCTGATGATGAAAAATGCCTCGCTACAGTTAAGTGTATCAACTGCCAAGTTTGCATGTGTGAAAATTGCTCATCGAATCACAAGCACAATGGTGTAACCAACGTTGTACCAATACACCGCAAACAGGATTCCATTTTATGTGATATTTTACCAAAGCGCGACACTGCCTGTGATACGCACCCGACAGAATCTCTTCTTCTTTACTGCATAGGATGTAAATGTTGTGTCTGTTTCAGATGTAAAGATGAGCGGCATGCCGATCACGTGGTCACCGATCTTGCAGATGCAGCTGCGCCTGCGCGAACCGCTATAGCGGATGTACAAAGTAGACTGAATGAATATCTAAGCGAAACTAAAGAAGCGCTCAATGATGTAGAACGAATTAGGAAAGAATGCACTGATAATGTTAATGCAACAAAAAAGCACATTGAAGCTCAAGTGCAACTTCTGATAGATAGAATCACGAAAGAAAAGGAGAGAATGCTTTCCGAAATACAGGAACACGCTGATGAAATGAAAGCAAGACTGGGTAAATGTCAAActgaaatgcaaaacaaatattCCAGAGCTCAAGCATTGTCTGACCTCAATGAAAATTTGCTGAATTTTGGAAATGACGCAGAAAGTATGCAGTATCAAATAAAAACTGAAAGCCGTTGGGACGAGATACAAGACGACAAATTGAACAGATTTGGACAGGGTTACAAGATGGATATTCGATTTTTCATGAACGAAGGATTTTTAGCAATATTGTCGAAGGAATTGGGTGTTATCCGAGTAACACAGAATCTTTGTCCGTGGACTAGTAGGAAAAGTAAGCCATTTGATATCACGCCGCTAAATGAAGGTCTTCTAGACGCCAGTACATTACAAATGCTAAAGGTGAGGGCAACCATGTCGAACGATTTCTCTTTAAAAAGATCTCAAATATTCGCGAAGTTTGTTGATCCTAAATGGAATCTTGAAACATACAAAACTAGCAAGACTTCTGGTCAGACAGTTACTGTTTGGCTTAAAACCGACGAAGAGCAAGAACAAATGTCTCGTGCTTCGAAACGAATCTCCATGCGATCCTACTCCAGCCCATGTATGACGGCAGAAATTGAATCGTTTAATGAAAAAGGAGATCCCGAGTATAAGAAGAAGTTTGATAAATTGCCAGATGGGACTGTTGTAAGACTTGCAATAGGAAGGAAAGACACGATAATGTTAGCTGTATACCCAGGGATGTACGCGTCATCTATCATAGGTCAGGCGAAACTCAAATCTCTATCCAAGAAAGATGTGGATGGTATATATGTTGCTGTACTCGAGAAAGGAAATTTTGTTTGTGGCGAACTTAGAAAGATCCCTATACCCGAAGGCCCGGGCTTTGACTTTGAAATCACCAGTAGAGGATCAATCGTGGTAAATCCAGCACTGCAACCGAACCTCAACATTTACTCTTCCAACTGTGCTGAAGTTGTCACTAATCACAATCAGCACAAGTTATCTGTGTTGAAAATAATGGAGTCGCCCGATGGTGAAATGGTCTCCATATGCCGGGATGAAGAAGGAAACACAATATGCGAAACTATCGGTGAGAACGGTGAACGCGAAACGCGATTTACGTTTCCAGTGGACTTCCTCTCGCCATTAATCTGCGAATTCAAAGAGGCGCGTTTCGACAGAAATGGAAACGTTCTTATGCATTTTCAGACGTCTTCGTTTCAAGACGCTCTGTATCACGTGAGTGTGAAGTCGTACCGGAAGGAGTATTTAACTAAGCCAGACATGCTTCATAAAGTTGACAAACTTGCTGTTCTACCGGACGGAAGACTTTGCATCTTTGACAAAGCAGAATGTGTGTTGATGACCCTAAAATACTTATGA